Genomic window (Leptolyngbyaceae cyanobacterium):
GGTGCAAAATCACTTGGCGATTAGCAAAAGACATATTTAAACCGCACTTCATCGCAGTAAAATATGCTTGTCCTTCCGGCGAATTAAAAGGCGCACAAGCTAATTCCCGATCCAAAATTTTAATTCCATATTTGCTTTCCATTACTTTCAGGAAAACTTGCAGATAATCGGTTGCCACTTGATGCCCGAAACCCCGACTACCGCAGTGGAACATCACCACCACTTGATCCGGTTGCGTAATGCCAAAAACTTTCGCCAATTCCGGATCGAAAATATTCTTTTTATGAGCAACTTGAATTTCTAAATAGTGGTTGCCAGAACCTAAAGTACCGATTTGATTAAAGCCTCGATCGATCGCTTTTTCACTAATCTTAGAAGAGTCAGCCCCTTGAATACAGCCGTTTTCTTCAATTACGTCCAAATCCTCTTCCCAACCATAACCATTGCGAACACACCACTGCGCCCCCTGTTCTACCACTTGGCGAAATTCATCCCGTGAAATCTTCACAAAACCCGAACTACCCACCCCCGCAGGCACTCTTTCATAAAGTCTATCTACCAGTTTTTTAATATGAGGTTTGATATCTTTATAAGTGAGATTGGTTACTAATAAACGCATCCCGCAATTAATATCGAAACCAATACCCCCTGGCGAAATTACGCCCCCTTCTTCCACATCCATTGCCGCTACTCCCCCAATCGGAAAACCATAGCCAAAGTGTCCGTCGGGCATACATAAAGCGTACTTAGTTATCCCCGGCAAAGTTGCAACGTTGGTAATTTGGTCGTAAACTCCATCATCCATTTCTTGAATAATTTTTTCCGTGCCGTAAATACGAGCAGGAACGCGCATCCCCTCTTTATAAGAAACGGGAATTTCCCAAATCGTATCAGAGATTTTGTTGACAACTTGCATAATAGACATTTATCTTACTCTCCAACTTTCACTTATCCTAATTAATCAAACGAAACATCTAGATATTCATCTGTGTTTATCTGTGTTTATCCGTGTTTATCTGTGGACATCTGTGGTAAAAAAAACCTTATTTCTAATCAACCAAGCTTATTTACCTTAATATCGATAACTTACGCGCTTTAAATTTATTCACCCTTTTCACATGGTTCATGATTAATTAACCATGAACCATGAACTAATTTTGCTTACTGCACAGCGGCTTTATTGATGGCTGGACATTGAACTTTCGTACCACCTAAACCGCAATATCCATTCGGATTTTTCGCTAGATACTGCTGATGGTATTCCTCAGCATAATAAAATTCAGGAGAATCTAGAATTTCGGTAGTAATCTGGCCGTAGCCTGCTTTGGTAAGTGCCTGTTGATAAAGATCTCGCGATGCTTCTGCTAGCTTTTTTTGTGCTTCCGAGTATACGTAAATACCGGAACGATATTGAGTGCCAACATCATTTCCTTGGCGCATTCCTTGGGTAGGTTCGTGATTTTCCCAAAATACTTTCAACAGTTCTTCGTAACTAATGATTTGCGGATCGAACACGACGCGCACCACTTCATTGTGACCTGTCATTCCGCTGCAAACTTCTTTATAAGTGGGGTTGGGAGTGCTTCCTGCGGCATAACCCACGGCAGTGCTAAAAACACCATTCAGCTGCCAGAATTTTCGTTCGGCTCCCCAAAAACAGCCCATCCCAAACATCGCCATTTCCATACCATCGGGAAAAGGAGGTACGAGAGGATTTTTATTCACGTAATGACGCGCGGGAACTGGCATGGATTGCGATCGTCCCGGTAATGCTTCTTCCGGGGTAGGGATCGTCAGTTTTTTACCAAATCCGAATAGTACCATGTAGTTTGACTCTGCTGTTGGATAGACTTTTTTACCTTACTTAATATTATGTAATAAATTTAGCTGGAAATGGCAAGCTTAACGGAATTTACCGAACGCGATCGCGATTGCCATCTCATCACTAATCAAATATTATTTATCGTTAAATAAATTTATTTTTTATTTTATAATTATAGCATATATTTTTAGGTTTGCGATCGAATATGAATGTATCAAACCATTTTTCAAATATTCCTTCAGTTTTTTCTCCTCAATAACATTGATTATCAAAATTAATTAATTGTTCTCCCACTTTCTTAAACATTTCATCCACATTAGTACCTGTTTTGGCTGATGTAGGATAAATCCCCATAATTTGAGGATGATTTTTGATGACAACCTCTTCTATAATTTTTGTAGCTTCTTTCTGTTTGAATAAATCAGATTTATTTAAAGCGATCGCAATTTTGCCTTGAGGATTAATCGATAAAAAAAGTTGGATATATTCGCTCAACCGTTCGATCGTTGAATAACGTGTAATATCAGCAACAGCAATCGCTGCGCTAGCTCCTTGCAAATAGTTTGGCGTCAGATAATTAAACTTAATTTGGCCTTCTATATCCCAAATAACAAATTGTAAACTACTTTGCTCGTAATGATGGATTTTTTTTAGATTAATTGTCTGACGAGAAATTTTAACACCGATGGTAGAAAGATACCGCTCGCTAAATTGCCGATCTACGTAACGACGAACTAGACTAGTTTTACCGACAGCTATTTCACCAAGTAAACATAACTTTTTAGATATAATGAACATTGTTACATCCTTGGTAAATACTTTTATTCGACCAATCTGAATGCCACCCTCTTTAAATCTTAAGCTAATCAAAACTTAAGTTGCTATTTACTGCCACAAGGCAGAAAACAAATAATTTGACGATTTTTATTAAAACTCGAAAAAGTGCCACTTAATCATACATTAGCTTAACTTAACATATATGATAAGATTATATATAGCTTGTAAAATCTGAAAATCATTAAGCTTTCTTTAAATTTTGCAACCACAACAATCAAATTTAAGCAATCGCAAAGCTGTGGAAATTGACTATTAATCTAAACCACAACAACAGAAAAGTTTCGATCGTACTAGCTATTCGATTTCAGATATTAAATGGCAAATTGTTAATTGGCTCTATCAGCCACCACATCAAAGGGATATTACGGAACTTTTCACCATATTAGGTATTCATTTTAACAGGCTTCTGGCGGCAGCATCTATATAGCGTTCATAGCTGCCGCTTTTTTTAGCCTACTTGTCCCTGCATAGGCGATCGCTACTGGTATCACATCTCATACCAAATCCGCTTCAATTACCCCCGTTATTTTTGGGGAAAATGGCAAAGGGGAATGAAGAGTGCGAGTAACATAGCGGCTGAAAAAAGGGGTAAGCTGCTACGCATTTAATTTTGATATTGAGCTTGATGGGGAGATGGGGGGATGGGGGGATGGGGAGAGGGATTGACAGTTTTCCTCGACACTCGGAAATATACAAATTAGATGCGATGCAAGCTTATTAAACCCTGATTTAGTCTCAGTCTAAAGAAAATCTAAGCAAATTCCTGTATAGAGAAAATATAAATTAAGATAAACTCGGTCTCTTCTGTAAATAGATAAGGGTAATAGACGATCCTGACGCCCTCAGAAAACCCGGTAGTTATCCTACGGGTTTTTTTATTAGCCGGAATATAGCAGAAATTATTTAATAAATGCTTTAGAGTCTCGGTTACCTTGTAAGTATGGTTGAGTTAAACTATTAATCGGTAATTCAACCATAAAGCAGGTTTTTGCTTGGGAGCTTTCCACTTTGATAGAGCCTCCTAAATGATCTGCCAATCGTTTTACCAACGCCAACCCCAAACCAGTTCCTCCATGCTTCCAACGATCTGTATGGGGAATGCGGTAAAATTTATCGAAAATTCGGGGTAACTCCGCAGCGGGGATTTCCACTCCCGTGTTAGTTACTTTAAACTGGAGCGACTTCAAGTTTCGACTGACAGAAATATTAATTTGTTCGCCATCGGGAGTATATTTACAAGCATTAGTCAGCAATTCAGTCAAAATTCTTTCTACGCAAAAAACGTTGGATATCAACATTGGTAGGTTTTCAGGTAAGTCTAGATCGAGAGATTGCTGACGTTTTTCAATACCTTCCATAAACGACTCGACCATTTGAGGTAGCCAAGTTTTGACATCAATTACTTCTACTAATAAAGGTTCTTCTCCGGCTTCTAACTGTTGTAGCCTTAATAAATCATCGATTAGTTTAATTTCTTCATCGCAATGGTTTTGTAAAATAGGCAAATAACCAATCGTTGCATTATGCTTTTCTTCTAAAGAGCCACTACGATCGAAAATCAATTCTAACATTTGGAGCATCATCTTGATCGTAGTAATCGGCGTCCGCAATTCATGGGAAACCGTGCAAAGAAAGTCATCCTTCAATTGATTGACTTTGGCTAATTCCGCTACTTGCACTTGAGCAGCTTGATAAAGTCGAGCTTGACGAATTGCGATCGCGCATTGAGAAGCCACCTGTTGGATCAAATGTATTTCCAATTCATTCAACTTCCAATTTGGCGAATTAATTAGCCAGAGGTCACCTACCGTACCTTCACTATTAATCATCGGACAAGCAAACATCGTCACCCGATTCTCACTCGAACTAGGTGTCATGTTACAAAAGAAAAAATATTGCCCTTGTTTTAGCTGCTGGTAAATCTCCGGATATTGTTCCATATGGATCGTTCGACCTAAATATCCAGACATTGAAACAGCATATTCGTAACAAACTCTAGAAATACTATGTTCGTTATCGTATAGTGCTGCATTACAACAACTAACTCCTAACGTTTCCGCTAATTCCCGTACCGCCGTTTGCAAAATTTGGCCTTCATCTAAACTATCTCTTACTTTGTCAGCAATTCGCCTGAGCGTAGCTTCAAATTTAAGAGCTTGCTTTAATTGAGCAGTACGTTCCTGTACCTGATGTTCTAAATAAAGATTTAGTTGCTCTACTTGGCGATCGAGTTTAGATTTTTGAATGAGTAGTCTGACGCGCTGACATAACACCGTCCAATGAATCGGTTTAGTAATATAATCAGTAGCACCTGCGGCAAAAGCTTGGTTAACCGATTCAGAATCGTTTAAAGCTGTAATCAATAAAATCGGAGTAAACTTGCTGTTAGGCATGGCGCTTAAATGACGGCAGCAGGTAAAGCCATCCATTACAGGCATCATTGCATCTAATAAAACAATATCTGGACGGAAAACACCGTAAGCTTCCAAGCACTCTTCTCCGTTAAATACCTGTAACACGCGGTATCCCTGCATTTGCATTACTTCTGACAACAAGGCTCCCACCACTTCGTCATCTTCTGCAATTAATATAGAAGCTGGCTCTTGCTGATTGTCTGAGTAAGGCTTGAATTGAGAAGCTTTTGGAACCTGAGACGGTATCATTTTTTACAAAATAAGATGCTTTTAATTAGTTTGTATGCTTATTTTTAAGGTAAATAGTGAAGAAATTAGATGGATTTCCTTCCGAATCACTAGAGACCTTTTTCTTCCTGCTTGGCTTGGCTTTTTTACCATAAAAAGAGAAAAAGAACTTATTTTAACAATATATATATTTTGTGAAGATTGTATGAAGTATTAAGGTTTACTTTACATAAATTAGTAAAAATTTCGGCTTTTCAGTCTTACTTTCTCGGGACTTAGGCAAAGCCGCTAACCCTGCCGAACGGTTTTGCAGTCGGGTTATTTGCGAACTGAAGCCTTTTGATTAGCTAGCTCAACTGCTAAAAGCAAAGCAGCTTTCATACTGGCAGCATTTGCAATACCCTTTCCCGCAATATCAAACGCCGTTCCGTGATCCGGGGAAGTCCGGATAAACGGCAAACCAATGGTAGTATTGACGGCCCGATCGAAAGCCATTAGTTTAACGGGTATCAAACCTTGATCGTGATATAGCGCTAAGTATCCATCGGCTGCATTCGGTATATTTTTTTTCCGATCTTTTTTCCCACTACCGTACCAAGCTTGTCCTGGCTTTACCCACAAAGTATCGGGTGGCACAGGGCCATCTAGAATTAAACCGGGTTTGCGATCGCGTTCTTCCTCCAACCAAGGAATCAGCCAATCTTTCTCTTCTCTACCCAATTGTCCCCCTTCGCCACTGTGGGGATTTAAGCCAGCGATCGCAATAGTCGGTTTAGCAATCCCGAAATCTTCCTGCAAACACTCTAAAAGCAAATCCAGTTTTGCCCTCATCAACTGGGGCGTCAGCACGTCCGGGACTTGGCGCAAAGGGATGTGAGTAGTAGCCAGTAAAGTACGAAGCGTCCAACCAGTATAAGGCGATCGCGCGACAAACAACATTCCAAACCGCTGACTGTTTGCCTTTTGCGCCAATAATTCCGTTTGCCCCGGATAATCATAACCAGCTGCTTTCCATACCGACTTCGCGATCGGCCCGGTGACAATAGCGTCAAACTCACCTGCCAGAGTCCGCCCGATCGCATTTTCCATAAAAGCAAAACTCGCCGCACCGCTAGCAGCATCACCAACCCCAAGGGCAATTTTTTCCGCTTCTCTATCTAAGGCAACATCCAATATAGATAGCTGCTCCGGATCTGCTAAAAAATCTTTAATCTCAGCATAATTAGCTAAATCAGCATAAATTTTAGTCAGTAGTGACCGACTGCCTACTACTGTCACATCGCAATTTTCCCTAATTTCCGGATCTGCCAGCGCCTTCAGAATTACCTCTGGCCCAATGCCTGCCGGATCTCCCAAAGTCACTGCTAACCGAGGACGCCAATCTTTTGTTGTCAATTTCACGAGCTTCCGAGCGAAAACTTTTCCTACTTTTTATTTTGCTGCCATTAGCTGCGGATCGATCGGCCAGTTGTTTTATACTACCGATTGCGGGTTTGACCGTACACGCGGTCTAAACTGAACTAATTTAACAACAGCAAAGGAGCGCTAACCAAATGAGCGGAGAAATCTTTAATGCGGCAATTCTATCCTTTACCCTAATTCTCGTCGGTTTGGGTATGGGCTTCGTGCTACTCAAAATCCAAGGAGCCGAAAAATAACCCGGGTAGTTAGGAGGGGATGGGGAGATGGGGAGATGGGGAGATGGGAGAAAATTTTTTACTTCATCCTTTATCCTTCACACTTCATCCTTCATCCTTCCCCCTGCCCCCTTTCCACATCAGTCTTCTGATACTATCTTAGAGAAAGGTTAAGATTCGTTACTAAATTTTTTTGGATGAGCTTATTAATTGTCGGTTCCACAGGTACCTTAGGAAGACAGATAGTTCGTCGCGCTCTTGACGAAGGACATCAAGTACGCTGCTTAGTCCGTAGTTCCAAAAGGGCTGCTTTTTTAAAAGAATGGGGCGCTCAACTCGTGCTTGGTGACCTGTGTGACCCCGAAAGCCTACCGCCAGCCTTAGAAGGCGTCACCGCAGTCATCGATGCTGCTACCGCCCGACCAACAGATTCCCTGAGTATTAAGCAAGTGGACTGGCAAGGCAAAGTAGCACTCATCCAAGCCGTGAAAGCTGCTGGAATCGATCGCTATATTTTCTTTTCGATTTTGGACGCCGAGCAATATCCTCACGTCCCTCTGATGGAAATAAAGCGATGCACTGAACTATTTTTGGCAGAAAGCGATTTAAAATACACGATTTTGCGACCTTGCGGTTTTATGCAGGGATTAATCGGTCAGTATGCCGTTCCCATCCTAGAAAAACAATCAGTTTGGGTGACGAGCAAAACTGCACCCGTCGCCTACATGGATACCCAAGACATCGCCAAATTTGCCGTTCGCGCCCTTTCAGTCCCCGAAACCGAAAAGCGTACTTTTCCCGTGGTAGGAACCCGTGCTTGGACTGGAGATGAAATCATTAGCTTATGTGAAAGATTATCCGGACAAGAAGCAAAGGTAACCCGCCTACCCTTGGGCTTGTTGCGTAGCGTTCGTCAAATCGCCTTGTTTTTCCAATGGGGCTGGAACTTAGCCGATCGACTGGCTTTTGCAGAAGTGCTGGCTTCCGATCGTCCCCTAGATGCTTCAATGGAAGAAGTCTATACTATTTTTGGATTAGACAAACAAGAAACTACTACCTTAGAAGGGTATCTGCAAGATTATTTCAGTCGAATTTTGAAGAAACTCAAAGAATTAGATTATGAACGGTCTAAAACCAAAAACCAATCCAAGAAAAAATCCTTAAGATTTTAAACTCTTTTTTCTTCTTTTTTCTATAAACTGAAAACATTTAACCAGAAGCTGGACTTCTTTTCGTGCCGAAAGCTGGGATTATTTACAACGACGTTAAACCTGTAGCTTGTCGCGTTGCTGGCGAGTTAAAAAATCAATTGACAACGGCTGGTTGGGATGTGTGCCTCACGACAGGTAGTGGTGGCATACTTGGCTATGCAAGCCCTGACAGCCCGATTTGCCACACTCCAATCGAGCGATTAGCACCGCCGGGTTTTGATGAAGAAATGTCTTTTGCAGTGGTGCTGGGGGGAGACGGCACGGTTCTAGCCGGATTTCGTTTAGTAGCCCCCTGTGGCATTCCCTTACTGACCGTCAATACCGGTCACATGGGATTTTTGACAGAAACTTACGTCAATCAATTGCCGCAAGCGATCGAAAAAGTAGTGGCGGGAGAGTACGAACTAGAAGAGCGTACCATGCTCACCGTCCGAGTACTTCGCGACAATAACGT
Coding sequences:
- a CDS encoding PetM family cytochrome b6-f complex subunit 7, producing the protein MSGEIFNAAILSFTLILVGLGMGFVLLKIQGAEK
- a CDS encoding ATP-binding protein; the protein is MIPSQVPKASQFKPYSDNQQEPASILIAEDDEVVGALLSEVMQMQGYRVLQVFNGEECLEAYGVFRPDIVLLDAMMPVMDGFTCCRHLSAMPNSKFTPILLITALNDSESVNQAFAAGATDYITKPIHWTVLCQRVRLLIQKSKLDRQVEQLNLYLEHQVQERTAQLKQALKFEATLRRIADKVRDSLDEGQILQTAVRELAETLGVSCCNAALYDNEHSISRVCYEYAVSMSGYLGRTIHMEQYPEIYQQLKQGQYFFFCNMTPSSSENRVTMFACPMINSEGTVGDLWLINSPNWKLNELEIHLIQQVASQCAIAIRQARLYQAAQVQVAELAKVNQLKDDFLCTVSHELRTPITTIKMMLQMLELIFDRSGSLEEKHNATIGYLPILQNHCDEEIKLIDDLLRLQQLEAGEEPLLVEVIDVKTWLPQMVESFMEGIEKRQQSLDLDLPENLPMLISNVFCVERILTELLTNACKYTPDGEQINISVSRNLKSLQFKVTNTGVEIPAAELPRIFDKFYRIPHTDRWKHGGTGLGLALVKRLADHLGGSIKVESSQAKTCFMVELPINSLTQPYLQGNRDSKAFIK
- the msrA gene encoding peptide-methionine (S)-S-oxide reductase MsrA, with the translated sequence MVLFGFGKKLTIPTPEEALPGRSQSMPVPARHYVNKNPLVPPFPDGMEMAMFGMGCFWGAERKFWQLNGVFSTAVGYAAGSTPNPTYKEVCSGMTGHNEVVRVVFDPQIISYEELLKVFWENHEPTQGMRQGNDVGTQYRSGIYVYSEAQKKLAEASRDLYQQALTKAGYGQITTEILDSPEFYYAEEYHQQYLAKNPNGYCGLGGTKVQCPAINKAAVQ
- a CDS encoding Rab family GTPase; this encodes MFIISKKLCLLGEIAVGKTSLVRRYVDRQFSERYLSTIGVKISRQTINLKKIHHYEQSSLQFVIWDIEGQIKFNYLTPNYLQGASAAIAVADITRYSTIERLSEYIQLFLSINPQGKIAIALNKSDLFKQKEATKIIEEVVIKNHPQIMGIYPTSAKTGTNVDEMFKKVGEQLINFDNQCY
- the pdxA gene encoding 4-hydroxythreonine-4-phosphate dehydrogenase PdxA, coding for MTTKDWRPRLAVTLGDPAGIGPEVILKALADPEIRENCDVTVVGSRSLLTKIYADLANYAEIKDFLADPEQLSILDVALDREAEKIALGVGDAASGAASFAFMENAIGRTLAGEFDAIVTGPIAKSVWKAAGYDYPGQTELLAQKANSQRFGMLFVARSPYTGWTLRTLLATTHIPLRQVPDVLTPQLMRAKLDLLLECLQEDFGIAKPTIAIAGLNPHSGEGGQLGREEKDWLIPWLEEERDRKPGLILDGPVPPDTLWVKPGQAWYGSGKKDRKKNIPNAADGYLALYHDQGLIPVKLMAFDRAVNTTIGLPFIRTSPDHGTAFDIAGKGIANAASMKAALLLAVELANQKASVRK
- a CDS encoding RtcB family protein, which codes for MSIMQVVNKISDTIWEIPVSYKEGMRVPARIYGTEKIIQEMDDGVYDQITNVATLPGITKYALCMPDGHFGYGFPIGGVAAMDVEEGGVISPGGIGFDINCGMRLLVTNLTYKDIKPHIKKLVDRLYERVPAGVGSSGFVKISRDEFRQVVEQGAQWCVRNGYGWEEDLDVIEENGCIQGADSSKISEKAIDRGFNQIGTLGSGNHYLEIQVAHKKNIFDPELAKVFGITQPDQVVVMFHCGSRGFGHQVATDYLQVFLKVMESKYGIKILDRELACAPFNSPEGQAYFTAMKCGLNMSFANRQVILHRIREVFSEIFGTSAEDLGMHMVYDVAHNTAKLEEHLVDGKMRSLLVHRKGSTRAFGPGMADVPARYQAVGQPVIIGGSMETGSYLLTGVASGAQTFFSTAHGSGRTMSRTKARKTWQGQKLQKELENKGIYIRTTSWAGLAEEAGGAYKDIDDVIEATELAGLCKKVVRFSPIGNIKG
- a CDS encoding SDR family oxidoreductase; amino-acid sequence: MSLLIVGSTGTLGRQIVRRALDEGHQVRCLVRSSKRAAFLKEWGAQLVLGDLCDPESLPPALEGVTAVIDAATARPTDSLSIKQVDWQGKVALIQAVKAAGIDRYIFFSILDAEQYPHVPLMEIKRCTELFLAESDLKYTILRPCGFMQGLIGQYAVPILEKQSVWVTSKTAPVAYMDTQDIAKFAVRALSVPETEKRTFPVVGTRAWTGDEIISLCERLSGQEAKVTRLPLGLLRSVRQIALFFQWGWNLADRLAFAEVLASDRPLDASMEEVYTIFGLDKQETTTLEGYLQDYFSRILKKLKELDYERSKTKNQSKKKSLRF